In Deltaproteobacteria bacterium, a single genomic region encodes these proteins:
- a CDS encoding peptidoglycan-binding protein has product MSVAIEAPPTSWLNLELVDSAGTALADRPYTLQFDDGVTEHGALDERGRLQVRVPAGARTAQLVVAYRRFALTLGGLPAPETVAGAQERLNHLNFFTGPVDGDAGPMTRSAIASFQRQAQLPDTGLLDADTATALRRAHGS; this is encoded by the coding sequence GTGAGCGTTGCGATCGAAGCTCCGCCGACGTCGTGGCTGAACCTCGAGTTGGTCGACAGCGCCGGCACGGCGCTCGCGGATCGGCCGTACACGCTGCAGTTCGACGACGGCGTGACCGAGCACGGCGCGCTCGACGAGCGCGGTCGGCTGCAGGTGCGGGTGCCGGCGGGGGCCCGCACCGCCCAGCTGGTGGTGGCGTACCGACGCTTCGCGCTGACGCTCGGTGGCCTGCCCGCGCCCGAGACCGTCGCCGGCGCGCAGGAACGGCTCAACCACCTCAACTTCTTCACCGGGCCGGTCGACGGCGACGCCGGGCCCATGACGCGCTCGGCGATCGCCTCGTTCCAGCGCCAGGCCCAGCTACCGGACACCGGCCTGCTCGATGCCGACACCGCCACCGCACTGCGGCGCGCGCACGGGAGCTGA
- a CDS encoding radical SAM protein gives MSSPRLLLLTPPMTQLNTPYPATAYLMGTLRRHAPEIAVAQVDGSIELFLRLFCREGIARVVDALPAAHASASVAFVRAHGARFRDSVDAVVRFLQGRDPTLALRIVGREWLPEGPRFAALAADDDDDDPMAWAFGNLGLADRAKHLASLFIDDLADAIREGIDPRFELSRYGETLASSASSFEPMLAALQGPPTLVDDLLDALCGELCPGAAPDLVGLSVPFPGNLYGALRMARVFRARWPGVRIAMGGGYVNTELRELDDPRLFDWIDDLTFDDGERPLLALLGRLSQPDAPLLRTMQRRGGRVVMQSDPALHDIPLRDAGTPDYEGLPLDRYVSLFEMLNPMHRLWSDGRWNKLTIAHGCYWRRCSFCDVTLDYIQRYEPAAADVLVDRIEQIVAQTGQTGFHFVDEAAPPAGLRALAERLRARRVDITWWGNIRFEKAFTPELARALAAAGCVAVSGGLEVASDHLLERMNKGVSVAQVARVTDAFTRAGVMVHAYLMYGFPGETAQDTIDALERVRQLFAAGCLQSAFWHRFAATAHSPIGRDPQTFGIRLRAAAPSGAPRFARNELPFSDPTGVDHDAFAAGLRAAVYNYMHGLGLERDVRTWFTAPAQAAGRDRAHGGRGSRARRREGPSLPAPTVAPDVIARALAQG, from the coding sequence ATGTCGTCGCCGCGCCTGCTGTTGTTGACGCCGCCGATGACGCAGCTCAACACGCCGTATCCCGCCACGGCCTACCTCATGGGCACGCTGCGACGTCATGCCCCCGAGATCGCGGTCGCGCAGGTCGATGGCAGCATCGAGCTGTTCCTGCGGTTGTTCTGCCGCGAAGGGATCGCGCGGGTGGTCGACGCACTGCCGGCCGCGCACGCCAGCGCGAGCGTGGCGTTCGTACGCGCCCACGGTGCCCGCTTTCGCGACAGCGTCGACGCGGTCGTGCGGTTCCTGCAGGGGCGCGATCCCACGCTGGCGCTGCGCATCGTCGGACGGGAGTGGTTGCCCGAGGGCCCGCGCTTCGCCGCGCTCGCGGCCGACGACGACGACGACGACCCCATGGCATGGGCCTTCGGCAACCTCGGCCTCGCCGATCGGGCCAAGCACCTCGCGAGCCTGTTCATCGACGATCTCGCCGACGCCATCCGCGAGGGCATCGATCCGCGCTTCGAGCTCTCGCGCTACGGCGAGACGCTGGCCTCGTCCGCGAGCAGCTTCGAGCCGATGTTGGCGGCGCTGCAGGGGCCGCCGACGCTGGTCGACGATCTGCTCGACGCGCTCTGTGGTGAGCTGTGCCCCGGCGCCGCGCCGGATCTCGTGGGCCTGTCGGTGCCGTTCCCCGGCAACCTCTACGGCGCACTCCGCATGGCGCGGGTGTTCCGCGCGCGCTGGCCGGGTGTGCGCATCGCGATGGGCGGTGGCTACGTCAACACCGAGCTGCGCGAGCTCGACGATCCGCGGCTGTTCGATTGGATCGACGACCTCACGTTCGACGACGGCGAGCGACCGCTGTTGGCGTTGCTCGGGCGCCTGTCGCAGCCCGACGCGCCGCTGCTGCGCACGATGCAGCGTCGCGGCGGCCGTGTGGTGATGCAGAGCGACCCCGCGCTCCACGACATCCCGCTGCGCGACGCCGGCACGCCCGACTACGAGGGGCTGCCGCTCGATCGCTACGTCTCGCTGTTCGAGATGCTGAACCCGATGCATCGCCTGTGGTCGGACGGGCGCTGGAACAAGCTCACCATCGCCCACGGCTGCTACTGGCGCCGCTGCAGCTTCTGCGACGTGACGCTCGACTACATCCAACGCTACGAGCCGGCCGCGGCGGACGTGTTGGTGGATCGCATCGAGCAGATCGTCGCGCAGACCGGCCAGACCGGCTTTCACTTCGTCGACGAAGCGGCGCCGCCGGCGGGGCTACGGGCGCTCGCCGAGCGACTGCGGGCGCGTCGCGTCGACATCACCTGGTGGGGCAACATCCGCTTCGAGAAGGCGTTCACGCCCGAGCTCGCCCGCGCGCTCGCGGCTGCGGGGTGCGTGGCAGTGAGCGGCGGTCTCGAGGTCGCCTCCGATCACCTGCTCGAGCGCATGAACAAGGGCGTGAGCGTGGCTCAGGTCGCGCGGGTCACCGATGCGTTCACACGCGCCGGCGTGATGGTGCACGCGTACCTCATGTACGGCTTCCCCGGCGAGACCGCGCAGGACACCATCGATGCGCTCGAGCGCGTGCGGCAGCTGTTCGCCGCCGGTTGCTTGCAGTCGGCGTTCTGGCACCGGTTCGCCGCCACCGCCCACAGCCCGATCGGGCGCGACCCGCAGACGTTCGGCATCCGTCTGCGCGCCGCGGCCCCCAGCGGTGCGCCACGCTTCGCCCGCAACGAGCTGCCCTTCTCCGATCCGACCGGCGTCGATCACGATGCGTTCGCCGCCGGACTGCGCGCCGCGGTCTACAACTACATGCACGGCCTGGGACTCGAGCGGGACGTTCGGACGTGGTTCACAGCCCCCGCGCAGGCGGCCGGACGCGATCGTGCCCACGGCGGTCGCGGCAGCCGGGCGCGCCGCCGCGAGGGCCCGTCGCTGCCCGCCCCCACCGTCGCCCCCGACGTCATCGCGCGTGCGCTCGCGCAGGGCTAG
- a CDS encoding CBS domain-containing protein, protein MPRPIRSVLTAMTPFPYAVQADESVAVARAMMQEHGIHHLPVMRDGALVGIVSARDIGVATDVLGGRESAVPLLVWSVCTRDPFVVEVDARLDQVADRLADLHIGSALVTKHGKLAGIVTVTDLCRALGSLLRAHGERDDDPDDVA, encoded by the coding sequence ATGCCGCGTCCGATCCGCAGCGTGCTCACGGCCATGACACCCTTCCCCTACGCCGTGCAGGCCGACGAGAGCGTCGCGGTCGCACGGGCGATGATGCAGGAGCACGGCATCCATCACCTGCCCGTCATGCGCGACGGCGCACTGGTCGGGATCGTCTCGGCGCGGGACATCGGCGTGGCCACCGACGTGCTCGGCGGGCGCGAGTCTGCGGTGCCGCTGCTGGTGTGGTCGGTGTGCACGCGCGACCCGTTCGTGGTCGAGGTGGATGCGCGGCTCGACCAGGTCGCCGACCGGCTCGCCGACCTGCACATCGGCTCTGCGCTCGTGACCAAGCACGGCAAGCTCGCGGGTATCGTGACGGTGACCGACCTGTGTCGGGCGCTGGGTTCGTTGCTGCGCGCCCACGGCGAGCGCGACGACGACCCCGACGACGTGGCGTGA
- a CDS encoding pseudouridine synthase, which produces MRLNKYLGESGAWSRRGADTLIAQGRVQVNGAVAVLGTQVADGDVVTVDGAPVGRPRKLERPVYIALHKPGGITCTTERHVHGNIVDFVGHEERIFPIGRLDKDSEGLILLTNDGDIVNEVLRAEHGHEKEYVVGVDRRVTDDFVQRMAAGVDIGDAVTHACRVWRSGPQTIHIVLTQGLNRQIRRMCATLDHGVVALRRIRVMHIELGTLARGRWRDLTADEVAGLAPPPERRRP; this is translated from the coding sequence TTGCGACTCAACAAGTACCTGGGTGAGAGCGGCGCGTGGTCACGGCGCGGCGCCGACACGCTCATTGCGCAGGGACGCGTGCAGGTCAACGGCGCGGTCGCGGTGCTCGGCACACAGGTCGCCGACGGCGACGTCGTGACCGTCGACGGTGCGCCGGTCGGACGTCCGCGCAAGCTCGAGCGCCCGGTCTACATCGCGCTCCACAAGCCCGGCGGCATCACGTGCACCACCGAGCGCCACGTGCACGGCAACATCGTCGACTTCGTCGGGCACGAAGAGCGCATCTTCCCCATCGGCCGTCTCGACAAGGACTCCGAAGGTCTGATCTTGCTCACCAACGACGGCGACATCGTCAACGAGGTGCTGCGGGCCGAGCACGGCCACGAGAAGGAGTACGTGGTCGGCGTCGATCGCCGCGTGACCGACGACTTCGTGCAGCGCATGGCCGCGGGCGTCGACATCGGCGACGCGGTGACCCACGCCTGCCGGGTCTGGCGCAGCGGACCGCAGACGATCCACATCGTGCTCACCCAGGGCCTCAATCGACAGATCCGGCGCATGTGCGCGACGCTGGATCACGGCGTGGTCGCGCTGCGTCGCATCCGCGTGATGCACATCGAGCTCGGCACGCTCGCGCGCGGCCGCTGGCGCGACCTGACGGCCGACGAGGTCGCCGGCCTGGCCCCGCCGCCCGAGCGACGACGACCCTGA